The following are from one region of the Vitis riparia cultivar Riparia Gloire de Montpellier isolate 1030 chromosome 14, EGFV_Vit.rip_1.0, whole genome shotgun sequence genome:
- the LOC117929572 gene encoding 30S ribosomal protein S21, chloroplastic: MAASSSSSISNFLSFLLPSKPPLPKTPPPNFISPPPHADPLPTLSVSAPPPSQFDARTPRDGLLQRSSSSDLMAVVCPSLAYSNTLFFKSAYNVQVIVEDNEPEEKLLNRFRREVMRAGVIQECKRRRFFENKQDEKKRKTREAAKRNRRRRPQSRFSTQDSKQEGSKNKKDDDEEDNWEVPEGDLPF, translated from the exons ATGGCTGcctcatcatcttcttcaatcTCCAACTTCCTCTCCTTCCTCCTTCCCTCTAAACCACCCCTCCCCAAAACCCCGCCTCCCAATTTCATCTCTCCTCCTCCCCACGCTGATCCTCTTCCCACCCTTTCCGTTTCAGCACCGCCCCCCTCCCAATTCGACGCTCGGACACCCAGAGATGGGCTGCTTCAGCGCTCTTCTTCCTCCGATTTGATGGCCGTTGTGTGCCCATCTCTTGCATACTCCAACACCCTTTTCTTCAAGTCGGCCTACAATGTTCAGGTTATTGTGGAAGACAATGAGCCGGAGGAGAAGCTCCTGAACCGGTTCAGGAGAGAGGTGATGAGGGCTGGTGTTATTCAAGAGTGCAAGCGCAGAAGGTTCTTTGAGAATAAGCAGGATGAGAAGAAGCGCAAGACCCGCGAGGCTGCTAAGCGTAATCGAAGAAG GCGCCCCCAATCAAGATTTTCAACACAAGATAGCAAGCAAGAAGGCTCCAAGAACAAGAAGGATGATGACGAAGAAGATAACTGGGAAGTTCCTGAAGGAGACCTTCCTTTTTGA
- the LOC117929571 gene encoding uncharacterized protein At4g15970-like, with protein MPDRTVILTILDQAWARPGSVLELFLESFKVGVGTKKLLNHLVIVTTDDQAFQYCKAMHPHCFPLPTPEDFVARKPLMHPDRSKFGRRTIRLLGEVDELGYNFVFTDADVMWLKNPFLYVDPIQDLTIACEVYTGDPKSTSNKADRGFFFVKSTDISVEFLKYWEVAMVLHPDHDAQSVLEMIKEDEVVQFRLRVRIKYLDTVQFSGFCQPNKDMRQVHTMHANCCEDLESKVHDLRLVLDDWRNSMTSLSTPGSSWRVPSKCKEK; from the exons ATGCCGGACAGAACTGTCATACTGACCATACTAGACCAAGCCTGGGCGAGGCCAGGCTCTGTTCTCGAACTCTTCCTTGAGAGCTTCAAAGTTGGTGTTGGAACCAAGAAGCTCTTGAATCACTTAGTGATTGTCACTACTGATGATCAAGCCTTTCAATATTGCAAGGCCATGCATCCCCATTGCTTCCCCCTTCCGACCCCAGAAGACTTCGTTGCCAGGAAGCCATTGATGCATCCAGATCGCTCTAAGTTTGGTCGGAGAACCATCAGATTATTGGGTGAAGTCGATGAATTGGGTTACAATTTTGTTTTCACG GATGCGGATGTGATGTGGCTCAAGAATCCATTTCTGTACGTTGACCCTATTCAAGACCTCACGATTGCGTGTGAGGTCTATACAGGTGACCCAAAAAGTACAAGCAACAAGGCAGATAGAGGATTCTTTTTTGTGAAATCTACTGATATTTCAGTCGAGTTTTTGAAATATTGGGAGGTGGCAATGGTTCTGCATCCCGACCATGATGCTCAATCCGTATTGGAGATGATCAAAGAGGATGAGGTTGTCCAATTCAGGTTGAGAGTGCGGATTAAATATCTGGACACAGTTCAATTCAGTGGCTTTTGTCAGCCAAACAAGGATATGAGGCAGGTGCATACCATGCATGCAAACTGCTGTGAGGATTTGGAGAGCAAGGTACATGATCTGAGGCTTGTTCTTGATGATTGGAGAAACTCGATGACCAGTCTTTCGACTCCGGGTTCTTCATGGAGGGTTCCAAGCAAATGTAAGGAGAAATAG